The Castanea sativa cultivar Marrone di Chiusa Pesio chromosome 4, ASM4071231v1 sequence AATCGAGAAGATCCAAGGAAATGTCCTCACTTTCATTTATGATTAGACTCATAATTGTTTCCTTATTTGAAAATACAGCAGGTGAATGGTTGGACCTAATCATCTTCAAGAAACTTTGAAATATCTCAACAACCAATGCATCACACTCAAGATCCAACATCACCAAGCATAACTTGACCTTTGCAATAGTATCAAGAATTGAAGTCACCTTCTTATAAGAGCGAGTAGACACATGAGACATATTTTCAAATGCTGCCAAAATCAACTGAAATATTTCCTTCATTTGCTCATCCTTATATGGGGCATCTGGTGCTGTTATTCTTGTAATAACAATAATGCAAGATACAACTGAAACCTTCACATCCATGTCAGCATGTCTCAAAAGTTTATTATTGATCAAAGCCTTTACTAAGGGAAAAAGTGCACCTCGCACTGATTTGGATGGTACTTGCTCCACGTATGCTAACAAATTTTCAACTTCATCAAGAAGAGTAAGGAGATCATCAATGGATGAAGGAGGGTTAAGGGTCTATTCCCAACCTCCTTAAGCTGCTTCTCAAGTTCACTATGAaaggaagtcattttttttgggtatacaCGTAAAAGAATATATTGACAGTATTTCAAACCAGCAAATtaaaccaaaagaaagaaacttcAAACCCAAAGTGGCGTGGCCCACTTAAGGCTGATGGGCTGGCTTTGTAAGTGAACTCACATGTTTGCCTTGTCCTGAGGTGACTAATAAACACAAACAGCAAAACTTGGCTTTGTACGTGAACTCACGTGTCTGCTTTGTAAGTGAACTCAGGTGAGGCTTGCGCGAGAACAACAGCGACCTTTTGTCAGATCTGCATCGAAGTGTGGTCCGGCAGTGGCGCATGAGATGTAGGGCTTCTGGCAGTGCAACACTGACAAGGATCAGGATCGGGCTTGTGGATTGACGGAGATGGTCTGGCGTCGATTGGAGTAGGTGAGCAGATGGTGGTCTGAAGGCTGGACCGTCGTCGTGGTGGCGCAGGACAACGAAATAGGAAGTCGCCGATGTGATGGGGACGCTGCTAGTGATGGAGGCTGGAGGTGACGCTAATTTCTTGTGGATCTGAATTGTGATTTGATGGGATGAGAGACACggcaatgatttttttttttttttaaatacttttctGGTTTTGCAATGAGGCTTCAAAAAGATCGGtgtttgctctgataccaaaattgACGCAGGACAACCAGaacaaaattgaaacaacaataaaataaagggatataacctaggagtcagcacctaggccttgcttggagtcagcaccaagcgaggaaaccactaggagtcagcaTCTAGGGTGGACCTAGAATCAGCACCAAACCAAGAAAGACCAAACaaccatttttttcattcatcaaaataccAACTAACTcctcaaggagtacaataggttgcttataaaggattactaaaccctagttctaattggctagAAAACTCTAATTACCTTATTACGaaaataaccttgcttccaaattaaaatattaatagcctaataaactatTAGGacctaaaatatataaatacaattgacttgcaaacataaataatactaaataaaaatctttttacGTCTCCCGCATCAAAAAGTCCCAATGAAGGttaaacattttttatgaagagCACGTAATGATTCTCTCCCTACAAAATTTAACTtgtgtaaaagaaaaattgtccaAGATTCCACTTGTAGTTTAGGCCAATGGGAACCCGAGCCAATTTTATATGCTTTATGGGGCAGTGATGAATTCCTGGGCGTGTGGCAGAAACATTTTCCAGGTCTACATTCAGTTGGTTCTGCTCCAACTTCTATCCCGGAGTTGATTGATCTTGTCCGAGACAAGCACTTCAATATCGACGTTTTCGCTATGACGTGCTGGGTAGTTTGGAATCGTCGAAACAAAGCCAGAGTAGGGGAAAAAGTGCTGCCACTGGGTAACGTCTTTGATCACGCTGTCATGTTGCTTCAGGAATCCCAAACAGCTTGGCAACTCCCTCCTAAACCAGTTCTGACTATCAGGCCTGCCTAGAAACCTCCTGATCATGATGAACTCAAGACAAATTTTGACAGGGTGATGTTTGAAGTCTCACAGGAAGCGGGTATCAGTGTAGTAGTGCGAAACTCTCATAGGGAAGTCATGGCGGCTTTGGCAGAGAAGATCCCCAAGCCATCTTCAGTAATTTTATTGGAGAAGTTGGCAGCTAGAAGGGCGGTGCTATTTGTTCATGAACTTGGCTTCTGCAGATCCAATTTTGAGGgagattcaaaaattttaataaatgttATACGacttcaaaaacaattttaatcaTCTTTCGATCATATTATAAAAGACATTTTTGTCTTATGCTCTTTCTTTTCAGCGCTTTTCTTTCTTACGTATTCGCCGACAAGGTAATGCTCTTGCACATGCCTTAGCTCAGAGagcaagaattttttttttcttttgttagtttGGATGGAATCTTTTCCTCTTGACCTTGTTGATTGTGAAGCTAAAGACATTTTTTCTATGATATAAAATTAGTAAGCAggcttgtttctcaaaaaaaaaaaaaaaaaaaaagcacacacCACACGTGTGCAAACACAGTTACAGCCTGATCATTTGTTTTTAAGAACAATCAAATTTAACTTGATTAAGACTTAGACCCCAAGTTTTAAATTACAGCTTAGTCAGTATTAAGCTAATCTAACAATTAAGTCTAAACTAaagtaattaactaattaacACAAGCATGGATGGATGATAAACTAAGTAcgtataaacatataaaatgaaCAACCCACAGAAATCAAAATCACAATAACACAACCATAACACACAAATGtgtaattaaaaagaaaaacccgaGGACTTGGCCAAAAAACCCTCCATGACCTCATCAtcaaaaatgaattattagaaTAGGTAATTGTAGTACATTCTACTACaactattaaattttatatgtagattcctttttattaattatgtGCAAATATTAGAGTCTAGTAATTTAATGATAGTTTGTGATTTTCATAAAAAGTAAAGATATTTTAAGTCTCAATCTCTCTTCTGGACATCCTTtggtgtattaaaaaaaaaaaaaaaatctacagaTAGATCAAAGACGTTGCTTACTTAACCTACTAAATATCTATATATGAGAACAATATAAGGCACACAGCCAAATGATTTATAGTTCAACTCATACATCTTGATGGAGACATCCATAATTCAAATTCCATCTCTtccaattatcaaaatattttaatatatatacataattttaatatcaaattatcaaaataattttatatatacataattttaaaagcTATATTAATGTACCTCTTATTTGGATaggtatgtttttctttttttttgaaactgttTGGATAGGTATGTTAATGTACCTCATTCAGTTTATATAACTTGCATTCAACGATAGAACCACACCCAAAACTATTTTGATCCTatcttttcttatctttttttatgaTAACCCTCTTACCGCACCAAGtctaaaatgaaaatagtaaaatcaatttcaaattgtGTCTTAACTCAcgatttcaaatttaaattcacCTGTGTGTAGGGATATGTGTACAATATGGTGTGTATAATTAACACTGTCCAAATGAAAACTATATGTTAAACCATTTTTGCATATGTTTAACTTGCAACGACAGAACCTCACCCAAATCTATTTTgatcttatctttttttatatgatgACTCTCTTTGCTGTCccaattataaaatgaaaatggtatatatataaccaaCTTAAAATCATATCTTCAATTCACGATTACAAATTCAAATTCACCCGTGTGTACAGACGTGTCACGTGTGTATGCAAAATGGTGTATAATTAACACTgcctaaatgaaaaaatatatgttaaacCATTTTTGTATATATGTACTAAGAATTAAATAATTACAGAAGatgcaaagaaagaaaagaccaaTTTAAGGGTCCGTGAGAATTTGTTTGTCTCAGACTGAGGAGTGAGGTACGTTTTGTTGTTATCTCCCAAAGACAATgaacacacagagagagagagagagagagagagagagagagagagccgaCTTACTTTAGGAGATCAGAGCAGTGAATGCTTAACAAGGAAGAAACGTAAAATGGtgatatttttgaaaagatCAAGGTCGGGCTCCTCGGCAATCAGcattctctttcctttttttactgttttacACCATGTGTACGTATCATCTCAGGTCTTAGCAGCTGCAAAATTATCTCATATCAGAGATACTgagatttagagagagagaatcctCTCTTTCATGCATAACATACTTTGAATCACACATAGGATTAGGAAATGATACCTCTTTTTTAGCAAAGAGTCAAATGCGAAGCGTAAAACATATCTAAAAGAGAGTCAATTTTATGTGTGCCATCAACCATGTATGGAGAAGTGAGCTTCACTTGATATAACGTTATTTCTCTTTCTGTgtacttttcagtttttatttaacttGGATTCCTTTTCACTTGTAGGGATTAGgaagttcttttttctttttctttttttcctcaaaaactaataaaaattgaacaataaagttagagcatccatcatttttgcttatttattttaggaCACGGATTtcctccaaacatgtttggaggaAATGCTACAAACAGGGACACTTGTCAGTTAAGCAAAAAGACACATAGGCTGGGGGTCATGTGCAACGCACATGACCCATTTTATCTGAACAGCTGTTAACCCTAACAGTGTTAGCCAAACACCCTCATCTCCTCAAACACATCTATCATCCACAGCAACCGCACGCCTCTCTCATCTCTTCACTTCTGTTTTCCCAGCAAGCTCAGACCGGCAACCGGCAAGAAGCCAGCCTCACGCCTTTCTCTCATCTCCTCCACCTCTGTTTTCTCAGCAAACTCAGACCGGCAAGAAGACAGAGGCGGAATCGACGGCGGCCACATTCAGCAGCCGCCGATCTCACCGGACCATATCTCCATTCCTCCTCTTCACTTGCTTCCCCCTTCGCTGATTCCGCCCCATTCAGTTTCTCACTCAGCCGATGCCGCTCCCATAGATGggtccacctccaccaccaaaaTAATGATAAGGATTGATTTCAACCTGTGTTGGAATGTAATGGTTGCTTGTATTGATttcaacctctctctctctctcaatgatTATTTTCACACTTTGATAAAACACTCATCTTCTAACCATTGATGAGTGTTAACATTGATGATTAGAACTTGTGTACTATAGGTCTTGTGTCTGTGgtcttaaaaaatttcttttacataattttttttgctaatttgtGTCCATTTTTTGTGTGCAACAAGAAGTCTATCTTCTTAATAAAATACCATAACTCATCactaaaagaataaaagattCTACTGCAATTTTCAATATTCTGCAGCTTTGTTTAAAAAGGCTCATTTGCCTCATTTGAAAAGATGGGTGGTAGGATCGGTGGTCCTTGGCGGCAAAGAGATGGGTGGGGCAGAATCGGAGGAGGAACGGCGTGTGCAGCAGGTGGCCGGATTTTCTTGCTGTTTTGGGAAGAGggataagagagaaagagagaggaaagaggcGTGAGGCTGCTGTGGGTGAGAGATGAGGGTGTTTGGCTAACACTGTTGGGGTTAACAGCTGTTCAGATAAAATGGGTCATGTGCAACAGCTGTTCAGATAAAATGGGTCATGTGCGTTGCACATGACCCCAGCCTATGTGTCTTTTTGCTTAACTGACAACTGTCCCTGTTTGTAGCATTTCCTCCAAACATGTTAATGAAATTGTTAAAGaaccaaatgttttttttttttttttttttttttaaatctaaaagaaACTGTATCACTTATTAAAACTTTTACCCTTTGgtttttaaaagataattaagattttaatttttaagtaaatgaataatatcaagttataccaaacaaacacaataattataagattttttttttttggtagaataaTTATAAGATGGGAAATGGTAACCGatgctaaagaaaaaaaaattaatatcttaacaGTTAGCTTTATTCATATCtcataaaagtagtgtcaaaattttcttaaaatatattattaaccATTATCCTAAGGACACCCATTAATATAACCTTCATAAGATATACTATGCCACTTCAGCAAACTATAAAAGGCAAATCCGCAACATGGGGACTATAAAAGCTTATTTGCAGCATCTTTTAaagccaaattttattttatgtatcaaTTTCCAAAATATCTCATTTTGTAATTCTTTCTTTGGGTTAAATGCAAAtcattattacttatcaaacaCACCCCAGTCCCCATGTTATGACTTACAACGGCATAAGCTAGGGCTACTTCCATGGCATAACTgactttacaaaaaaaataaaaaaataaaattatttataaatattgttcAGGCTTCAGACAAAGGGCTctacgtgttttttttttaaaaaaagaaaaaagaaaaaacagataTAGTACAGAATCTAAGAATCTTCATagtaatttatgtaatttgttatatttggtatttttatgcaattttcgttattttagatttaaagCATTTATTTCCCGATTTTTAAGTgcttttaatactttttaggtaAAATTTGGTTCATATTATGGTTAAgtattaattaggagttattttataatatatttttgtctatcaagttttacAGGACCATTAAATAGACCTCCAAGtctatcaacattttttttttaacaattatgaaattagtaaaattcaaacttttctctttctcttttatggTGGATTTTAGACCCTTTCTCCTTATGGATTCAAGGACTCTTGTGGATTTAAGGAACCCTCATGGATTTGAGgttatttttagaagaaaacatgttttgtttcttgttttctagaAGTAGACATGTTCTACTTCTTGACACTTCTGCATCGATCTCGTATCAGTTGGTTCAAAGCCTTGACTTATCCTAGTTTGGTGGCTAACGTGTGAGATAGTAGCAATTCCGGTGACAAAAAAACTTAGCAAGTATTATATGACATACAGCTAGCCCTCACAAATATCTTTGTAGGATACCGTTGTTGGAGCATGAAAACAATAGGGATAGCTGTCACGGAGACATAACTCACAAGCAACCAATTTTTAAGCAAATTTCAAATGGGCCTTATAGAAGAATTGCAAGTTGTAatggttatttttataaagaagatTTTCTTAATTAGTTACTTGATCTAGAGGAATTATTTGAATATTAGAATATTTGTGATGAGAGAAAAGTTAAACTTGCTTTGTATAAATTTAGAGAGTATGTCTTATGTTGGTGGGAACGATTACAATCTAATAGAATCTGACAAGGTGAAGACAAAATTCGTTCATGGCCAAAGATGAAAAGCAATACTTGCTATCAACTTTAATCCTATGAATTGTGATGAAATCTTGTTGTATACAAAACAAGATTATTATTGGCGAAGAAGTTCacacttgaattattttgaagaGTCATATATTCCACCTTTAAGGAAGAATTGAATGTTGAGGAAATATTGTTCTTGAAgaacaaaatatagagatttaTGAGGAAATTAATGAAGGTCTTGTAATGGAAGAAGACCTTAAAATCAAGATTATTGTGGAGGAGAATTGTGAAGATCCTACtatagagaaagatcttgaagTCAAGATGGTAGAGACCATTGAGGAAGAAATTGAAGAGGAAAGTTTCAAGGATCTCAATGAAATGAAATCATATGATTTGTGGTATGCGACAGACTGAAGAAATTGGTGGTATAGGATGCATTgaagtttattgattttattggaGTTGATAGTTTTGATTCAATTGTCAATTCTTATTTGGTAAATCTCTACAATTacatgaaatgacaaaacttaatATAGTACCTTAGGTGCTGTTCCTTAGGTTTCCCTCTTAAGATACAGTCATgtgactacttaactaaaaaatacacttacATCCCATGAGAAAAAGTCCATATGGTagaatcttaagaggggaatctaaggaacagcacctaagtactgtacttaagtcTTGCTCTACATGaaaaccaaggaaaaaaaattcaagttgttTTGTTTATTCCATTGATGAGTTACAAATATGGAAATAAGATCAAGGAACTcaagcattcaaagtatttgttctCTTGGCAAAGAAGGTTTCAAATTTCAACTATAAACTTGAGGttgagtttgtttcaagtggaggagACTAATGTAGGACAgaatattcaaattaatttctgtaatttgttatatttagttattttatgtaatttttgctattttaggtttagggcatttgtttccttgtttttaggtgtttttaatgctttttgggtcaaatttgattcctattATAGTTAGGCATtaattatgagttattttagaatatattttcttgtctattaaattttacaaagcctttaaataggtctccaagtttgtaaatgtttttttaacaaacattcaatcaataaaattcagacttttgtctttctattttctgATGGATTTTAGATCAtttctccttgtggattcaaagacccttgtggattcaaggaaaACTCATGGATTCAAGGTTATTTTCAGAAGcaaacatgttttgtttcttgttttctagaAGTAGACGTGTTCTACTGGGATGCTCCTGCATCTCGtatcacaaacaaacaaaaaaattaagggcTATATCTTTAATGCATTCTTACCCTCACATGCATTACGCATGTGTTGAGAGgctctctcctttctttttcttttttcttttttttttttctttcaaagaataaaatgataaaaacaaattgtagtaaaatttttaatgtaaaGAGAAAACAATTTATGAAGATATGAAATACTcaagaataagaaaaattaattaatgcaaGGAAATGAAGTGTGATATCATGTtaaggaatttaatttttttatacttatttgtcctaatttcttatattttattagaaTTAATGTTAAACACATGTTAGGTAAAAATAAGAAGGGACAAAGTTTGACTacaactcccactaaaaaaGTTGTAGCCATGTCAAATTTCCactaaaattttctcaaaaaaaaaaaaatcccactaaaaaaaagtaatattgctacatatatattatttaggctatgtttggtaacagtttttgttttctattttcaaaaacttgtttttggaaaaataaagaaaaaaaaattttcttgtatttttgaaataaaaaacatgtttggtttgttgaagttttaaaaaaaaaattgaagaaaaaaaattctaaaatatgttgttactaagatttgaactctaatggtAACTCGTTAAatgagacaaattcattaatttaaatgtgtattttcattaacttttgaaaattagaaattgaaaacagcattttgcatgttttcagtttctttcacaaattgagttttgagaccAGTTTTTGTTTTCAGTCTATTTTGgattgccaaacaagtttttttgtctcaaaaatagaaaattgtttttggaaacagaaaataaggagaaaaaacagttaccaaacataccctaactgttgaattgcatgttctttatatttttaacactcATGTCAAataccatttattttttatgcgtAATTTTGGActgcaaaaattttaaatttaacaatTTGATTAATGGCATATACATAGATCTAtgattttctgaaaattttgcaagcatgggaagaaaatgtaatccaatcatgaatttcataaaatttacatccaatgaaaatatattgaatAGAGTTATAgtcatttataataataataaaaaaaatgttatagctCTCTAACTACGGCAACAAGATATTAGGAAAACATacactttcatatatatatatttttttatatatatttttttttttgagaaggaactTTCATATAATACAGAGGAATCTATCAATGGTAagaataagtgtttttttttttttggagaaagaaaagaCCTGAACTTTATTAACTGAATGAAGCCAAATCAGCTTGTACAAATTTCTGAACGTGTGGTGGAACATCCTCCGTCCATACTAAAAAATCTGGTATGCTAATAGGATATCTAGCCAGACTATGTGCTACGAAATTGCCTTCTCTTTTTGTATGAGAGTAAAGCATTTTGTCAAATCTTTGTGAGAACATTCTTACATCTTCCAGGCCTAATGGAGATAAAGGGTACTTAGTCTCTATCAAAGCTTTGATGACAGCCAAAGAGTCCCCCTTAAGGATAGCTTGTCTAACGCCCAACTCGCTTGCGAACACTAAGGCTGTAGCTGCCTCCATTGCTTCAGTTTCCATAACACTGTAGGCTTGGGACAAACGCTTAGTACAGGAGCCCAAAACCAATCCATTTTCATCTCTGACCACTACGCCAATCCCTGAAATATTTTCCCTTGAGAACACCGCACCGTCAAAATTTATCTTAACCAAGTTCCCcggaggaggcagccaccttgTTTGTGAGTGATGACTGTGTGGCTCATCTAGCAACTCGGTTGTCGATAATCTGGAACGGTATTCAGTCAAGGATGAACGTGATACCTCAGCAACGTGGTGAAGGGCTATAGCTGGAGCACGGACCCGAACCTGGTTGCGCTGATTCCAGATTGCCCAGACCATCCATGTGAATCGTTCTATTGGTTTTCCTTCTTCTACTATCCATGATACCAGCTGCTTAAAGTCGTTGAAGCCAACATGATTTCTGAAATCCCATAAGGTCTGATCAGCCCATACAACATCAACCTCAGAGCAAGACCATAACGCATGGAAAGGAGTTTCAGTGGCAAGTCTGCATCTGTCACATGTTTGGTCGTTGATGATAGTTCTCTTCACCAAAGCTTCCTTCGTCGGCATGGCATTACGGCAGGCCCTCCATATAAAATTCTTCATCTTTTGAGGCACACGCATAGCCCAAACAGCTTTCCACAGGTTTTTGTCTCAGAGCGGCAAGACCTCGGTTGGGTGTAACTGTTCTGCTTCTTCCTTGAGGAATCTATAGCCCGATTTGCTGCTATACTCACCATTGCTCGTAAGAGGCCAATAAAGAACATCCTTTGTTAACTTCTTGCTCagtgggattttttttatcaGCTCCGCATCTTCCTCCACAAATAGTCCATCCACCATGTCTGTGTGCCATTGTCTTGTGCTGGGATCAATAAGGCTGCTCACCGTGCTGTGTTCAAAGTCCTCAATTGGGCATGTAGGCAGATATGGAGGGTGTTTTCTTGGTAGCAACTTGTGCTGCCATATATTTACTTTCTCGCCATTCCCAATCCTCCATCTTGAGCCCCTTTTTATGACTTCCCTTCCTACTAAAATACTCTTCCAACCATAGGACCCCATTCTTGAATCCAAAGCCTCCATAATTGACATATTGGGGAAAAAACGTGTCTTGAACACCTTGCAAAAGAGAGATTGTTTATTGTGCAAAAGTCTCCAAGCTTGTATAGCTAACAAAGAGTCATTAAACATAGCTAAGTCTCTAAATCCCATTCCACCAACTACCTTGGACTTTGTCATCTCCTCCCACTTTACCCAATGCACTTTCCTCCTATCACCTtgttgtccccaccaaaatctCTTCATTAGCACCTCAATTTCATTGCATAAGACAATGGGTATCTTAAAACACCCCATGGTGTAGGTTGGAATGGCTTGGATGACTGCCTTCAACAACACCTCCCTACCAGCTTGAGATAATAATTTCCCTTCCCACCCTTGCAACTTCCTCCATACcctttcttttatgtaattaaaaCTCGCTTTCTTTCCCTTTCCCACAAAAGAAGGGAGGCCCAAATATCTCTCATATTGCATAATTTCTGGAACACCCAAGGCCATCTTGATTTCATGCTTCACATTAGTAGAggtgtttttgctaaaaaatagaGATTTCTTGCTCCTATTCACCGTTTG is a genomic window containing:
- the LOC142632641 gene encoding sister chromatid cohesion protein PDS5 homolog D-like, encoding MDVKVSVVSCIIVITRITAPDAPYKDEQMKEIFQLILAAFENMSHVSTRSYKKVTSILDTIAKVKLCLVMLDLECDALVVEIFQSFLKMIRSNHSPAVFSNKETIMSLIINESEDISLDLLDSLFAILRKANQNVPSISWTVGEQIITRINTQLEKIMTPTQKLPSKLEGAHDVKVEVVERAFD
- the LOC142632642 gene encoding uncharacterized protein LOC142632642, which produces MPTKEALVKRTIINDQTCDRCRLATETPFHALWSCSEVDVVWADQTLWDFRNHVGFNDFKQLVSWIVEEGKPIERFTWMVWAIWNQRNQVRVRAPAIALHHVAEVSRSSLTEYRSRLSTTELLDEPHSHHSQTRWLPPPGNLVKINFDGAVFSRENISGIGVVVRDENGLVLGSCTKRLSQAYSVMETEAMEAATALVFASELGVRQAILKGDSLAVIKALIETKYPLSPLGLEDVRMFSQRFDKMLYSHTKREGNFVAHSLARYPISIPDFLVWTEDVPPHVQKFVQADLASFS